In Xyrauchen texanus isolate HMW12.3.18 chromosome 35, RBS_HiC_50CHRs, whole genome shotgun sequence, one DNA window encodes the following:
- the LOC127628514 gene encoding retinoic acid receptor gamma-A-like isoform X2 has protein sequence MFDCMEALGMGPRQLYDVTNRGACMLRKASPFYAGLDPFTWTGTASIRSVETQSTSSEEMVPSSPSPPPPPRVYKPCFVCQDKSSGYHYGVSSCEGCKGFFRRSIQKNMVYTCHRDKNCQINKVTRNRCQYCRLQKCFEVGMSKEAVRNDRNKKKIKDVKDEVVPPESYELSGELEELVNKVSKAHQETFPSLCQLGKYTTNSSSDHRVQLDLGLWDKFSELSTKCIIKIVEFAKRLPGFTTLTIADQITLLKSACLDILMLRICTRYTPEQDTMTFSDGLTLNRTQMHNAGFGPLTDLVFAFAGQLLPLEMDDTETGLLSAICLICGDRMDLEEPERVDRLQEPLLEALKIYARRRRPDKPHMFPRMLMKITDLRGISTKGAERAITLKMEIPGPMPPLIREMLENPEAFEDQSECTEKKPEPQQLTPPPALLTMKKEQEDEDDSWNAENGSEPSPEEEDDDDDGEEERDSDSDGEAWGGQEPNVDVSRKSHGGRAQ, from the exons CGGTGGAGACCCAGAGCACCAGTTCAGAGGAGATGGTGCCCAGCTCCCCCTCTCCACCACCACCGCCTCGTGTCTACAAGCCCTGTTTCGTCTGCCAGGACAAGTCTTCGGGGTACCACTATGGTGTCAGTTCTTGCGAAGGCTGTAAG GGTTTCTTCCGTCGCAGTATTCAGAAGAACATGGTGTACACCTGCCACCGTGACAAGAACTGCCAGATCAACAAGGTCACACGCAACCGTTGCCAGTACTGCCGGCTGCAGAAATGCTTTGAGGTTGGCATGTCCAAGGAAG CTGTGCGCAATGATCGTAATAAGAAGAAAATCAAAGATGTGAAGGATGAGGTTGTTCCGCCAGAGAGCTATGAGCTAAGTGGGGAACTGGAGGAACTGGTCAACAAAGTGAGCAAAGCACATCAAGAGACCTTCCCCTCACTCTGCCAGCTGGGAAAATAtaccaca AACTCAAGCTCAGACCACCGGGTCCAGTTGGACCTTGGCCTCTGGGACAAGTTCAGTGAGCTTTCCACCAAGTGCATCATTAAAATTGTGGAGTTTGCCAAACGTCTGCCGGGCTTCACCACCCTCACCATAGCAGATCAAATCACCCTCCTTAAGTCGGCCTGCTTGGATATTCTA ATGCTGCGAATCTGCACACGATACACACCTGAGCAGGACACAATGACCTTTTCAGATGGACTGACCCTCAACCGGACGCAGATGCACAATGCTGGCTTTGGCCCACTTACTGACTTGGTGTTTGCTTTTGCTGGTCAGCTCCTGCCCCTGGAGATGGATGACACGGAGACTGGCCTCCTCAGCGCCATCTGTCTTATTTGTGGAG ACCGAATGGACCTTGAAGAGCCTGAACGTGTAGATCGTCTGCAGGAGCCCCTGCTGGAGGCCCTTAAGATCTATGCACGTCGTCGGCGACCCGACAAGCCCCACATGTTTCCTCGCATGTTGATGAAGATCACTGACCTGCGTGGCATCAGCACCAAGG GAGCAGAAAGAGCCATAACTCTAAAGATGGAGATCCCAGGCCCCATGCCACCTCTCATCCGAGAGATGCTGGAAAATCCAGAGGCCTTTGAGGATCAGTCAGAGTGCACAGAAAAGAAGCCAGAGCCCCAGCAGCTCACCCCTCCACCCGCTTTGCTCACTATGAAGAAAGAGCAGGAGGATGAAGACGACAGCTGGAATGCAGAGAACGGCAGCGAGCCATCAccagaggaggaagatgatgatgatgatggagaggAGGAGAGGGACTCAGACAGCGACGGAGAAGCCTGGGGTGGCCAGGAACCCAATGTGGATGTATCCAGAAAGAGCCATGGAGGAAGAGCTCAGTGA